A region from the Candidatus Thiothrix putei genome encodes:
- a CDS encoding ATP-binding protein encodes MNDPQPLSLDFASDDTQTGFRLHHLEVYNWGTFDQHVWKIAPQGHNALLTGDIGSGKSTLVDAITTLLVPTQRITYNKAAGAEGKERSLGSYVRGEYKSEKNELGQGAKAVALRDEKHYSVLLGWFYNPGFAQGMTLAQVFWLKEGSRQPERFYVTAENLLTIREHFANFGNDISALRKRLAKLPGVAVIDTFKEYAARFRRYFGIQSEQALDLFYQTVSMKSVGNLTDFVRTHMLEDTGVEQQIHSLCRDFDNLNRLHEAVLKARRQISLLQPLDSNLADYTQLSSSIHALRAAREALGCWFAVQEVGLLTERLQNLRHDAERLSHRRTQLETSIQTLRTQEDDLHRSIEDQGGRRLRELEKEMATLEKDRTRCQRQYDHWQTNITQLGLTAELSEDNFYHNRQRVEVLEADIQQQERVSQAEYDDYAIRLHLQRGQQQQLQADIDSLRQRKSNIPRQNLAMRQTMLEVLNLPEEDLPFAGELLQVDETERLWEGAAERVLHNFGLSLLVPERHYERVSHYVEQTHLHGRLVYYRVQTPSTSRRGELDPQSLVRKLRIKADSEFYPWLEHALHERFDYHCATDMQDFRRHHQALSQNGQVKGGGQRHEKDDRHNLHDRSRYVLGWSNRDKLQALEAQAEALIRQIHQTADVLSQVERQRQGLRQQQNALRDVQKVRDFSEIDWHTPARAMQQLREEQQRIENSSDILQSLQAQLQTSRQQREEADRKHSEVLLEQGTLNNKITNAEDEQARATEQAALLPATALAQHHGLLEHWRQQVLGDTAFNLRSLGKQQSDIRSAMQAHLDSDEGKNRRLSQKIVQQMQDYKRDYPADTSEVDASLESAGEFQRMLAVLQSEDLPRHEQKFKAMLNEQTIQGIVMLQNQLEKERRAIDDKLDAINRSLQGIEYNAGTYILLLATQTQDAEIRDFRADLRQCLSHSLDDDEMYTETRFLQVKHIIDRLNGREGFSELDRKWMRKVSDVRNWYVFSASERWREDDTEREFYSDSAGKSGGQKEKLAYTVLASALAYQFGLEWGQVRSRSFRFVVIDEAFGRGSDESTRYGLELFRKLNLQLLIVTPLQKIHVIEDYINSVHFVHNEAGQKSLVRNLSIEEYRREKAGRVGGA; translated from the coding sequence ATGAATGACCCGCAACCTCTTTCCCTCGATTTCGCCAGCGACGACACCCAAACCGGCTTCCGCCTCCACCACCTCGAAGTCTACAACTGGGGAACCTTCGACCAGCACGTCTGGAAAATTGCCCCGCAAGGCCACAACGCGCTGCTGACCGGCGACATCGGTTCCGGTAAATCCACGCTGGTGGATGCAATCACCACCCTGCTCGTCCCCACCCAACGCATCACCTACAACAAAGCAGCGGGCGCGGAAGGCAAGGAACGTTCCCTCGGCTCTTACGTGCGCGGCGAATACAAAAGCGAAAAAAACGAACTGGGGCAGGGCGCAAAAGCCGTTGCCCTGCGCGATGAAAAACACTACAGCGTGTTGCTCGGCTGGTTCTACAACCCCGGCTTTGCCCAAGGCATGACGCTGGCGCAAGTGTTCTGGCTCAAGGAAGGCAGCCGTCAGCCTGAACGCTTTTACGTCACCGCCGAGAACCTGCTGACCATCCGCGAACACTTCGCCAACTTCGGCAATGACATCAGCGCACTACGCAAACGCTTGGCGAAACTGCCCGGCGTGGCGGTCATCGACACCTTCAAGGAATACGCTGCCCGCTTTCGGCGCTATTTCGGCATCCAGTCCGAACAGGCACTCGACCTGTTTTACCAAACCGTGTCGATGAAATCGGTCGGCAATTTGACCGATTTTGTGCGTACCCACATGCTCGAAGACACGGGCGTAGAACAGCAAATCCACAGCCTGTGCCGCGATTTCGACAACCTCAACCGCCTGCACGAAGCGGTATTGAAAGCACGGCGGCAAATCAGCCTGTTGCAACCGCTGGATAGCAACCTTGCCGATTACACCCAGCTCAGCAGCAGCATCCACGCCCTGCGAGCCGCCCGCGAAGCCTTGGGCTGCTGGTTTGCCGTTCAGGAAGTGGGTTTGCTCACTGAACGCCTGCAAAACCTGCGCCACGATGCCGAACGCCTCAGCCATCGGCGCACCCAGCTTGAAACCAGCATCCAGACCTTGCGCACCCAAGAGGACGATTTGCACCGCAGCATCGAAGACCAAGGCGGACGACGCTTGCGTGAACTCGAAAAAGAAATGGCGACGCTGGAAAAAGACCGTACCCGCTGCCAACGCCAGTACGACCACTGGCAGACCAATATCACCCAACTCGGTTTGACGGCTGAGTTGAGTGAAGACAACTTCTACCACAACCGCCAGCGCGTCGAAGTGCTGGAGGCTGACATCCAGCAACAAGAACGGGTGTCACAGGCAGAATACGATGATTACGCCATTCGTCTGCACCTGCAACGTGGTCAGCAGCAACAGTTGCAGGCTGATATTGACTCGCTGCGCCAACGCAAGAGCAATATCCCACGCCAAAACCTCGCCATGCGCCAGACCATGCTGGAAGTGCTGAACCTGCCGGAAGAAGACTTGCCGTTTGCGGGCGAATTGCTGCAAGTGGACGAAACCGAACGGCTGTGGGAAGGTGCTGCCGAGCGCGTCTTGCACAATTTCGGCTTGAGCCTGTTAGTGCCGGAACGCCATTACGAGCGCGTCAGCCACTACGTCGAACAGACCCATTTGCACGGGCGGCTGGTGTATTACCGTGTGCAAACCCCCAGCACCTCGCGCCGTGGCGAACTCGACCCGCAATCGCTGGTACGCAAGCTGCGCATCAAGGCCGACAGCGAATTTTACCCTTGGCTGGAACACGCGCTGCACGAACGCTTTGACTACCATTGCGCCACCGACATGCAAGATTTCCGTCGTCACCACCAAGCCCTGAGCCAGAACGGACAGGTCAAAGGCGGTGGGCAACGCCACGAAAAAGACGACCGCCACAACTTGCACGACCGTTCCCGCTACGTGCTGGGCTGGAGCAACCGCGACAAATTGCAGGCACTGGAAGCGCAAGCCGAAGCCTTGATTCGGCAGATTCACCAAACGGCGGATGTGTTGTCACAAGTCGAACGCCAACGCCAAGGTTTGCGCCAACAGCAAAATGCGCTGCGTGATGTGCAAAAGGTGCGCGATTTTAGCGAGATTGACTGGCACACCCCGGCACGCGCCATGCAGCAACTGCGTGAAGAACAGCAGCGCATCGAGAACAGTTCCGACATCCTGCAAAGCCTGCAAGCGCAATTGCAAACCAGCCGCCAGCAACGCGAAGAGGCCGACCGCAAGCACAGCGAGGTATTGCTGGAACAAGGCACGCTGAACAATAAAATCACCAATGCGGAAGATGAACAGGCACGCGCCACCGAACAAGCCGCCTTGCTGCCCGCAACCGCGTTGGCACAACACCACGGCTTGCTGGAACACTGGCGGCAACAAGTGTTGGGCGATACCGCGTTCAATTTACGCAGTCTGGGCAAGCAGCAAAGCGACATCCGCAGCGCGATGCAGGCGCACCTCGACAGCGATGAAGGCAAAAACCGGCGTTTGTCGCAGAAAATCGTCCAGCAAATGCAGGATTACAAGCGCGATTACCCCGCTGACACCAGCGAAGTGGATGCCAGCCTCGAATCGGCGGGCGAATTCCAGCGCATGTTGGCGGTGCTGCAAAGCGAAGACCTGCCACGCCACGAACAGAAATTCAAGGCGATGCTGAATGAGCAGACCATTCAGGGCATTGTGATGCTGCAAAACCAGTTGGAAAAGGAACGTCGCGCCATCGACGACAAACTCGATGCGATCAACCGTTCCTTGCAGGGCATCGAATACAACGCGGGCACGTACATCCTGTTGTTGGCGACCCAGACGCAAGACGCAGAAATTCGTGATTTCCGGGCGGATTTGCGCCAGTGCCTGAGCCACAGCCTTGACGATGACGAGATGTACACCGAAACCCGTTTCCTGCAAGTCAAACACATTATTGACCGCCTCAACGGGCGCGAAGGCTTCAGCGAGCTTGACCGCAAGTGGATGCGCAAAGTCAGCGATGTGCGCAACTGGTATGTGTTTTCGGCGAGTGAACGTTGGCGCGAAGACGATACCGAACGCGAGTTTTACAGCGATTCTGCCGGAAAATCGGGCGGGCAAAAGGAAAAGCTGGCGTATACGGTGCTGGCTTCCGCGCTGGCCTACCAGTTTGGGCTGGAATGGGGGCAGGTGCGTTCGCGCTCGTTCCGCTTCGTGGTGATTGATGAGGCATTTGGGCGCGGCTCGGACGAATCCACCCGCTACGGGCTGGAACTGTTCCGCAAGCTCAATTTGCAACTGCTGATCGTCACGCCGTTGCAGAAGATTCATGTGATTGAGGATTACATCAACTCGGTGCATTTCGTGCATAACGAAGCGGGGCAGAAATCGCTGGTAAGGAATTTGAGTATTGAGGAGTATCGGCGGGAGAAGGCTGGTAGGGTGGGAGGAGCGTAG